In Microbacterium pumilum, the following proteins share a genomic window:
- a CDS encoding bifunctional [glutamine synthetase] adenylyltransferase/[glutamine synthetase]-adenylyl-L-tyrosine phosphorylase: MSASERSSSLTVLARLGFSELARAEGLLSELESEAGISRDAVLAGTAIAADPDEALAGLTRITRRDASAVRALQADRRGWQAMWALLGASTGFADFYLRHPDELAHLAGAGDTLPTGDELRASLLDAVRAEDGFAVDGGEAAWVQLRVRYRRLLGRIAAYDLLSASPVDVVDAVAARLADAAGAALEASLCIARTRVSSGAAGAGLFPRDQVAATQLAIIGMGKTGARELNYVSDVDVIFVAGADESASETMSESRVVDIATRLAVQTMRGITSIEIEPPLWEVDANLRPEGKQGALVRTLDSHMSYYGRWAKSWEFQALLKARPIAGDAALGDAYVLAVQPKIWTSAARENFVDSVQRMRERVTEHIPRDEMLYQLKLGPGGIRDVEFTVQLLQLVHGLSDDRIRQRGTLDALNALAAEGYIGRAEAAAFSHDYRVLRLLEHRVQLRNLRRTHLMPSRPEELRVLARSSRLADTGERVWSEWEAVKREVRDIHVRLFYRPLLSAVAALPAEERSLSAAQAHDRLAAIGFTDPAGALRHIAALTTGLSRKATIQRHLMPVMIRWFADGVDPDYGLLTFRRLSERLGDTPWFLRMLRDSSGAAESLTRVLSGSRYIGELMEWIPESAAWLDDPPSLRPRSGVALQEEARAIQTRHTTIEDAMRSVRALRRRELLRTAMAAIIGTVTIEEVADSLTTITEVTIQATLRAVRRLVVPPEDAALDFSVIAMGRFGGGELGFGSDADVMYVYRPNGLDPQRAHELSTQLVAGLRKYSEDHRVPLDLDADLRPEGRNGPIARSLDAYAEYYRRWSLSWEAQALLRGRGVAGSVKLIRAFTELADDVRYPASVDRQGIREIKRIKARVENERLPQGADPARHLKLGPGSLSDVEWLVQLLQLEHARNVPGMRTTSTMGALRAATDAGLVSANDADRLAEAWRLASRLRSANTLLSGQTSDLLPSDRKRLDGIGRLLEYAPRSATQVEEDYLGTTRRSRRVFEKLFYG, from the coding sequence ATGTCCGCGAGCGAACGATCCAGCTCTCTCACCGTCCTCGCCCGGCTCGGGTTCAGCGAGCTCGCTCGCGCCGAGGGGCTGCTTAGCGAGCTCGAGTCCGAGGCGGGGATCTCGCGCGACGCCGTGCTCGCCGGCACCGCGATTGCGGCGGACCCTGATGAGGCGCTCGCTGGGCTGACGCGCATCACCCGGAGGGATGCATCAGCCGTCCGTGCCCTGCAGGCCGATCGACGGGGTTGGCAGGCCATGTGGGCGCTGCTCGGCGCCTCCACGGGGTTCGCCGACTTCTACCTGCGTCATCCTGACGAGCTCGCCCACCTCGCCGGCGCCGGCGACACGCTGCCCACGGGCGACGAGCTGCGGGCATCCCTCCTCGATGCCGTTCGCGCCGAGGACGGCTTCGCCGTGGACGGGGGAGAGGCCGCGTGGGTGCAGCTGCGCGTCCGCTACCGCCGCCTACTCGGACGGATCGCCGCTTACGACCTGCTGAGCGCATCGCCGGTCGACGTGGTCGACGCGGTGGCGGCACGGCTGGCGGATGCCGCAGGCGCGGCCCTCGAGGCATCCCTCTGCATCGCTCGTACCCGGGTGTCGAGCGGTGCCGCGGGGGCGGGACTGTTCCCCCGCGACCAGGTCGCCGCCACGCAGCTCGCGATCATCGGGATGGGAAAGACCGGCGCTCGGGAGCTCAACTACGTCAGCGACGTGGATGTGATCTTCGTCGCCGGAGCGGACGAGTCGGCTTCCGAGACGATGAGCGAATCGCGCGTCGTCGACATCGCAACGCGACTGGCCGTGCAGACAATGCGGGGGATCACGAGCATCGAGATCGAACCGCCGCTGTGGGAGGTCGACGCCAACCTGCGACCCGAGGGCAAGCAGGGCGCCCTCGTGCGGACCCTCGATTCGCACATGTCGTACTACGGCCGCTGGGCGAAGAGCTGGGAGTTCCAAGCGCTGCTGAAGGCGCGCCCGATCGCAGGCGACGCCGCCCTGGGCGACGCCTACGTGCTTGCCGTGCAGCCCAAGATCTGGACGAGCGCGGCGCGGGAGAACTTCGTCGACAGCGTGCAGCGGATGCGGGAGCGCGTCACCGAGCACATCCCACGGGACGAGATGCTGTACCAGCTCAAGCTCGGGCCCGGCGGCATCCGGGATGTCGAGTTCACGGTGCAGCTGCTGCAGCTCGTGCACGGGCTTTCGGATGACCGGATCCGCCAGCGCGGGACGCTGGATGCTCTGAACGCCCTCGCCGCCGAGGGGTACATCGGGAGGGCCGAAGCCGCGGCGTTCTCGCACGACTACCGCGTGCTCCGACTGCTGGAGCACCGCGTGCAGCTGCGGAATCTGCGGCGTACGCACCTGATGCCGTCGCGCCCGGAGGAGCTGCGGGTGCTCGCTCGGTCGAGTCGACTCGCCGACACCGGCGAGCGGGTGTGGAGCGAGTGGGAAGCGGTCAAGCGAGAGGTGCGCGACATCCACGTACGCCTCTTCTACCGCCCGCTGCTGTCGGCGGTCGCGGCGCTCCCGGCCGAAGAGCGGTCGCTCTCGGCCGCGCAGGCGCATGACCGCCTCGCCGCGATCGGGTTCACCGACCCTGCGGGGGCTCTCCGGCACATCGCGGCCCTGACGACAGGACTGAGCCGGAAGGCCACCATCCAGCGACACCTCATGCCGGTGATGATCCGGTGGTTCGCGGACGGGGTCGATCCCGACTACGGGCTGCTGACCTTCCGCCGTCTGAGCGAGCGCCTGGGCGATACGCCCTGGTTCCTCCGGATGCTGCGCGACTCGTCCGGTGCAGCCGAGAGTCTCACGCGGGTGCTCTCCGGGTCGCGGTACATCGGCGAGCTCATGGAGTGGATTCCGGAATCGGCGGCATGGCTCGACGACCCGCCCTCGCTGCGGCCGCGGTCGGGAGTCGCGCTGCAGGAGGAGGCACGCGCGATCCAGACCCGCCACACCACCATCGAGGATGCGATGCGCTCGGTGCGCGCGCTGCGACGCCGCGAGCTGCTGCGCACCGCGATGGCGGCGATCATCGGCACCGTGACGATCGAGGAGGTCGCCGACTCCCTGACCACGATCACCGAGGTCACGATCCAGGCGACGCTCAGAGCCGTCCGCCGACTCGTCGTGCCACCGGAGGACGCGGCACTGGACTTCTCGGTCATCGCCATGGGCCGCTTCGGCGGCGGAGAGCTCGGGTTCGGGTCGGACGCCGACGTGATGTACGTCTACCGACCGAACGGCCTCGATCCGCAGCGTGCCCACGAGCTCTCGACGCAGCTCGTCGCGGGACTGCGCAAATACTCCGAGGACCACCGTGTGCCACTCGATCTGGACGCCGACCTCCGCCCCGAGGGACGCAACGGACCGATCGCCCGGTCTCTCGACGCCTACGCCGAGTACTACCGGCGCTGGTCGCTCTCGTGGGAGGCGCAGGCGCTGCTTCGGGGTCGGGGTGTGGCCGGCAGTGTGAAGCTGATCCGCGCCTTCACCGAGCTTGCGGATGACGTCCGGTATCCGGCATCCGTCGATCGACAGGGCATCCGCGAGATCAAGCGGATCAAGGCGCGCGTCGAGAACGAACGTCTGCCGCAGGGCGCTGATCCCGCTCGCCACCTGAAGCTCGGTCCCGGGTCGCTCAGCGACGTCGAATGGCTCGTGCAGCTGCTCCAGCTGGAGCACGCCCGCAACGTGCCGGGGATGCGCACGACCTCGACGATGGGCGCGCTCCGGGCCGCGACGGACGCGGGGCTCGTCTCTGCGAACGATGCCGACCGGCTGGCCGAGGCGTGGCGGCTGGCCAGCCGTCTGCGCTCCGCGAACACGCTGCTTTCGGGTCAGACGAGCGACCTGCTCCCGAGCGACCGCAAACGGCTCGACGGAATCGGGCGTCTGCTGGAGTACGCCCCTCGATCGGCGACCCAGGTCGAGGAGGACTACCTCGGCACGACCCGTCGCTCGCGGCGGGTCTTCGAGAAGCTCTTCTACGGCTGA
- the glnA gene encoding type I glutamate--ammonia ligase, translating into MFSDSSEVLKFIKDEDVKFLDIRFTDLPGVQQHFNIPASTVDEEFFTVGQLFDGSSIRGFANIHESDMQLIPDVTTAYIDQFREAKTLIMIFDIYNPRNGEIYHKDPRQVAKKAEKYLASTGIADTAFFAPEAEFYIFDDVRFEVKQNSSFYHVDSEEGAWNSGRVEEGGNLANKTPYKGGYFPVSPVDKTADLRDDITLKLIDAGFTLERSHHEVGTGGQQEINYRFDTMVHAADDILKFKYIVKNTSEQWGKVATFMPKPLFGDNGSGMHVHQSLWLEGKPLFYDEKGYGGLSDLARWYIGGLLAHAPSVLAFTNPTINSYKRLVKGYEAPVNLVYSAGNRSAAIRIPITGTNPKAKRLEFRAPDASGNPYLAFAAQLMAGLDGIKNRIEPHEPVDKDLYELPPEEAKNIPQVPNSLLDSLDALAADHEFLLAGNVFTPELIETWIEYKIENEIKPIAARPHPFEYELYFGV; encoded by the coding sequence ATGTTCAGTGATTCATCCGAGGTACTGAAGTTCATCAAGGACGAGGACGTCAAGTTCCTCGACATCCGGTTCACGGACCTTCCTGGTGTGCAGCAGCACTTCAACATCCCCGCATCGACTGTCGACGAGGAATTCTTCACCGTCGGTCAGCTGTTCGATGGCTCCTCGATCCGGGGTTTCGCGAACATCCACGAGTCCGACATGCAGCTCATCCCCGACGTGACGACGGCCTACATCGACCAGTTCCGCGAGGCGAAGACGCTCATCATGATCTTCGACATCTACAACCCGCGCAACGGCGAGATCTACCACAAGGACCCGCGTCAGGTCGCCAAGAAGGCCGAGAAGTACCTCGCCTCGACCGGCATCGCCGACACCGCGTTCTTCGCCCCCGAGGCCGAGTTCTACATCTTCGACGACGTCCGCTTCGAAGTGAAGCAGAACTCGAGCTTCTACCACGTGGACTCCGAAGAGGGTGCGTGGAACAGCGGCCGCGTCGAAGAGGGCGGCAACCTCGCCAACAAGACCCCCTACAAGGGCGGCTACTTCCCGGTGAGCCCGGTAGACAAGACGGCCGACCTGCGCGACGACATCACCCTGAAGCTCATCGACGCCGGGTTCACCCTGGAGCGCTCGCACCACGAGGTCGGCACGGGCGGTCAGCAGGAGATCAACTACCGCTTCGACACGATGGTGCACGCGGCTGACGACATCCTGAAGTTCAAGTACATCGTCAAGAACACGTCCGAGCAGTGGGGCAAGGTCGCGACCTTCATGCCCAAGCCGCTCTTCGGTGACAACGGCTCCGGCATGCACGTGCACCAGTCGCTGTGGCTCGAGGGCAAGCCGCTCTTCTACGACGAGAAGGGCTACGGGGGCCTCTCCGACCTCGCTCGCTGGTACATCGGCGGCCTCCTGGCGCACGCCCCGTCGGTGCTCGCCTTCACCAACCCGACCATCAACTCGTACAAGCGTCTGGTCAAGGGCTACGAGGCGCCGGTCAACCTGGTCTACTCGGCCGGCAACCGCTCGGCCGCCATCCGCATCCCGATCACGGGCACGAACCCCAAGGCCAAGCGCCTCGAATTCCGGGCTCCGGATGCCTCGGGCAACCCGTACCTCGCGTTCGCTGCGCAGCTCATGGCCGGCCTCGACGGCATCAAGAACCGCATCGAGCCCCACGAGCCGGTCGACAAGGATCTTTACGAGCTGCCCCCCGAGGAGGCGAAGAACATCCCGCAGGTGCCGAACTCGCTGCTCGACTCGCTCGACGCCCTCGCGGCCGACCACGAGTTCCTGCTCGCCGGAAATGTGTTCACCCCCGAGCTCATCGAGACGTGGATCGAGTACAAGATCGAGAACGAGATCAAGCCGATCGCTGCGCGGCCGCACCCGTTCGAGTACGAGCTGTACTTCGGCGTCTGA
- a CDS encoding bifunctional 3'-5' exonuclease/DNA polymerase — MSTPDRTERTVWIVLGRTDDGVSAALLDTEGAEQSRHDVSASEFAEWVRDIEAGTAPRWVWSDAPAWYADLLAAGVRVTKCHDLRLCHAILRSSALVTDGGDLRAAAAWDAVASTAAEVKTPALFDWEGGATLAPSGPPSGLAEAQAEFARQRRAIATSSDPGRLRLLTAAESAGALIAEELRAAGLPWDSAAHDRILTEVLGARPLGGGSPAKLAAAADRVRAALGDPGASLDSQPKLLRALHRAGVLVESTSRWELAQQRHPVIEPLIEYKKLSRLQSANGWTWLAEWVHDGRFRPVYVPGGVVTGRWASSGGGALQIPRQLREAVRAEPGWLLVIADVAQLEPRVLAAMAGDTALADASRGRDLYAGVVDSGAVATRQEAKIAILGAMYGATTGESGRLVPRLRRTYPRAMGLVDDAARTGEDGGLVSTWLGRTSPGPSDGWAQAQSRATEAEASGVDETRARRWARDRGRFTRNFIVQGTAAEWALAWMADLRTRLAALPPVAETDAAERSGPVFARHPHLAFFLHDEVIVHTPAVHADAAAQAVQDAAASAARLLFGDFPIDFPLDVTIAETALKG, encoded by the coding sequence ATGTCGACGCCGGACAGGACTGAACGCACGGTCTGGATCGTCCTCGGCCGGACGGATGACGGGGTCTCCGCGGCGCTGCTCGACACCGAGGGCGCCGAGCAGTCGAGGCATGACGTGTCGGCGTCGGAATTCGCGGAGTGGGTGCGCGACATCGAAGCAGGGACGGCGCCGCGCTGGGTCTGGAGCGATGCCCCCGCGTGGTACGCCGATCTGCTGGCGGCCGGTGTCCGTGTCACGAAGTGCCATGATCTGCGGCTGTGCCACGCCATCCTCCGCTCGTCCGCCCTCGTCACCGATGGCGGTGACCTTCGCGCCGCCGCGGCGTGGGATGCCGTCGCGTCGACGGCGGCCGAGGTGAAGACTCCCGCACTGTTCGACTGGGAAGGTGGCGCCACCCTCGCGCCGAGCGGTCCGCCGTCGGGACTGGCAGAGGCCCAAGCCGAGTTCGCGCGCCAGCGACGGGCCATCGCGACGTCGAGCGATCCGGGTCGGCTGCGCCTGCTCACCGCCGCGGAATCGGCGGGCGCCCTGATCGCCGAGGAGCTGCGTGCGGCGGGTCTGCCCTGGGATAGCGCCGCCCACGACCGCATCCTCACCGAGGTCCTCGGTGCGCGGCCGCTGGGTGGGGGATCACCGGCGAAGCTGGCAGCGGCCGCGGATCGTGTCCGCGCCGCGCTCGGCGACCCGGGCGCGAGTCTGGACTCGCAGCCGAAACTGCTGCGCGCACTCCACCGCGCAGGCGTCCTCGTCGAGTCCACGAGCCGGTGGGAGCTCGCCCAGCAGCGGCATCCGGTCATAGAGCCCCTGATCGAATACAAGAAGCTCTCGCGCCTCCAGTCTGCCAACGGCTGGACGTGGCTCGCCGAGTGGGTGCACGATGGCCGCTTCCGGCCCGTGTACGTTCCGGGCGGGGTCGTGACCGGGCGCTGGGCGTCGTCGGGCGGCGGGGCGCTCCAGATCCCGCGTCAGCTTCGAGAGGCGGTGCGGGCCGAACCTGGTTGGCTTCTCGTCATCGCCGATGTGGCACAGCTCGAGCCGCGGGTGCTGGCGGCGATGGCGGGCGACACGGCCCTCGCGGATGCCTCTCGCGGACGCGACCTCTACGCGGGCGTCGTCGACAGCGGTGCCGTCGCCACACGTCAGGAGGCGAAGATCGCGATCCTCGGGGCGATGTACGGCGCCACGACGGGGGAGTCGGGGCGGCTCGTGCCCCGCCTGCGCCGCACGTATCCGCGGGCGATGGGGCTCGTCGACGACGCGGCGCGGACCGGCGAGGACGGAGGTCTGGTGTCGACATGGCTGGGCCGGACGTCTCCCGGGCCGTCGGACGGCTGGGCACAGGCGCAGTCACGGGCGACCGAGGCCGAGGCATCCGGGGTCGACGAGACCCGCGCGCGACGCTGGGCGCGAGATCGGGGCCGATTCACACGCAACTTCATCGTGCAGGGAACGGCAGCAGAGTGGGCGCTCGCCTGGATGGCCGACCTGCGCACCCGGCTCGCCGCGCTCCCGCCGGTGGCCGAGACGGATGCCGCGGAACGGTCCGGGCCGGTCTTCGCGCGGCATCCGCATCTCGCGTTCTTCCTGCACGACGAGGTCATCGTGCACACACCGGCCGTCCACGCGGATGCCGCAGCTCAGGCGGTTCAGGATGCCGCGGCCTCGGCCGCGCGGCTGCTGTTCGGCGACTTCCCCATCGACTTCCCGTTGGACGTGACCATCGCCGAGACAGCGCTCAAGGGCTGA
- a CDS encoding SPOR domain-containing protein yields MSDDSEKYWYNLKTGEVEKGYASPSPDRAGPFDTSEEAARAPEIIRERSRAWAEEDARGDD; encoded by the coding sequence GTGAGCGACGACAGCGAGAAGTACTGGTACAACCTCAAGACGGGAGAGGTCGAGAAGGGCTACGCCTCGCCGTCGCCGGACCGCGCCGGACCCTTCGACACCTCCGAGGAGGCCGCTCGGGCTCCCGAGATCATCCGTGAGCGCTCCCGGGCCTGGGCCGAAGAGGATGCCCGGGGCGACGACTGA
- the glnA gene encoding type I glutamate--ammonia ligase, which produces MDKQRDFVLRTIEERGVKFVRLWFTDVIGTLKSVAIAPAEVEGAFSEGLGFDGSAIEGLTRSYESDLLAHPDPTTFQTLPWRGEIDPTARMFCDITTPDGQPAVADPRHVLKRSLAKAADAGFTFYTHPEIEFYLLKSSSFGADGPEPVDSAGYFDNVPGGTAHDFRRRSVRMLEDLGISVEFSHHEGGPGQNEIDLRYADALATADNIMTFRTVIKEVAIEQGVYATFMPKPLSGKPGSGMHTHMSLFEGDLNAFYEEGAQYQLSKVGRHFIAGLLAHAHEISAVTNQFVNSYKRLWGGDEAPSFVCWGHNNRSALVRVPLYKPSKGQSSRVEYRALDSAANPYLSFALMLAAGLKGIEEEYELPPEAEDNVWSLSDSERRALGYAPVPASLDHALEYMQESELVAETLGEQVFNYVLLNKRQEWQDYRSQVTQFELKSNLEML; this is translated from the coding sequence ATGGACAAGCAGCGTGACTTCGTTCTGCGAACGATCGAGGAACGGGGCGTGAAGTTCGTCCGGCTGTGGTTCACCGATGTGATCGGCACTCTCAAGTCGGTCGCGATCGCACCCGCGGAAGTCGAGGGGGCCTTCAGCGAGGGGCTCGGATTCGACGGCTCGGCGATCGAGGGCCTCACGCGCTCCTATGAGTCGGATCTGCTCGCGCACCCCGACCCGACGACGTTCCAGACACTGCCCTGGCGGGGCGAGATCGACCCCACCGCGCGCATGTTCTGCGACATCACCACTCCGGACGGCCAGCCCGCTGTGGCAGACCCGAGGCACGTCCTCAAGCGGTCGCTCGCGAAGGCAGCCGATGCCGGCTTCACCTTCTACACGCACCCCGAGATCGAGTTCTACCTCCTCAAGTCGTCTTCGTTCGGCGCTGACGGACCGGAGCCGGTCGACTCCGCGGGCTACTTCGACAACGTTCCCGGCGGCACCGCCCACGACTTCCGGCGTCGCTCGGTGCGGATGCTCGAAGACCTCGGGATCTCGGTCGAGTTCAGTCATCACGAGGGCGGCCCCGGCCAGAACGAGATCGACCTCCGCTACGCCGACGCGCTGGCGACGGCCGACAACATCATGACGTTCCGCACCGTGATCAAAGAGGTCGCGATCGAGCAGGGCGTTTATGCCACGTTCATGCCCAAGCCGCTCAGCGGCAAGCCGGGCAGCGGCATGCACACCCACATGTCGCTGTTCGAGGGCGACCTCAACGCGTTCTACGAAGAGGGCGCGCAGTACCAGCTGTCGAAGGTCGGCCGTCACTTCATCGCAGGTCTGCTCGCGCACGCGCACGAGATCTCGGCTGTCACGAACCAGTTCGTGAACTCGTACAAGCGACTGTGGGGCGGAGATGAAGCTCCGAGCTTCGTCTGCTGGGGACACAACAACCGGTCTGCTCTGGTTCGCGTTCCGCTGTACAAGCCGAGCAAGGGCCAGTCGTCCCGCGTGGAGTATCGGGCGTTGGACTCCGCTGCGAATCCCTATCTCTCGTTCGCCCTCATGCTCGCCGCAGGACTCAAGGGCATCGAAGAGGAGTACGAGCTGCCCCCCGAGGCGGAGGACAACGTCTGGTCGCTCAGCGATTCGGAGCGTCGTGCGCTGGGTTACGCGCCGGTGCCAGCCAGCCTCGATCACGCCCTCGAATACATGCAGGAATCGGAGTTGGTCGCCGAGACGCTGGGCGAGCAGGTCTTCAACTACGTCCTTCTCAACAAGCGCCAGGAGTGGCAGGACTACCGCTCGCAGGTGACGCAATTCGAGTTGAAGAGCAACCTCGAGATGCTCTGA
- the ppgK gene encoding polyphosphate--glucose phosphotransferase — translation MASQSLAVGVDIGGTGIKAGIVDLQKGELRSDRIKVATPTGAEPPDVLVAVKEVLSILKVDSDLALGVAFPAIVKNGRTLSAANVSPKWVGFEAEQFFEDGLGRDIHFANDADVAGVAEMRYGAAKDQPGLTILTTLGTGIGSALLYNGVLVPNSELGHVQRAKHGKDAEAYAAYSAMERDHLSWKDWAERLQWYYSYIEFLFSPDLFVVGGGVSKHADQFVPLLDLKTPIVPAVHRNNAGIIGAAALALD, via the coding sequence ATGGCATCTCAGTCGCTGGCCGTCGGTGTGGACATCGGGGGCACCGGGATCAAGGCGGGAATCGTCGACTTGCAGAAGGGTGAGCTGCGAAGCGACCGGATCAAGGTCGCAACGCCCACCGGGGCGGAGCCGCCGGACGTCCTCGTCGCCGTCAAGGAGGTCCTGTCGATCCTGAAGGTCGACAGCGACCTGGCGCTCGGCGTGGCCTTTCCCGCCATCGTGAAGAACGGCCGCACCCTTTCCGCGGCGAACGTCTCGCCGAAATGGGTCGGCTTCGAAGCCGAGCAGTTCTTCGAGGACGGCCTGGGTCGCGACATCCACTTCGCCAACGACGCGGATGTCGCGGGCGTTGCCGAGATGAGGTACGGCGCAGCCAAGGACCAGCCGGGGCTCACGATCCTCACGACGCTGGGCACCGGCATCGGCTCAGCGCTGCTGTACAACGGCGTCCTCGTGCCCAACTCCGAGCTCGGTCACGTGCAGCGCGCCAAGCACGGGAAGGATGCCGAGGCGTATGCCGCCTATTCGGCGATGGAGCGCGACCACCTGAGCTGGAAGGACTGGGCCGAGCGGCTGCAGTGGTACTACAGCTACATCGAGTTCCTGTTCAGCCCCGACCTGTTCGTCGTCGGCGGCGGTGTGTCCAAGCACGCGGATCAATTCGTCCCGCTGCTGGACCTGAAGACGCCGATCGTTCCGGCTGTTCATCGGAACAATGCGGGGATAATCGGGGCCGCCGCGCTCGCGCTCGACTGA
- a CDS encoding zinc ribbon domain-containing protein, protein MKASPADQRRLIEVAELDARIRQADHARRNPPQAGRVHELLARRQELGQELATRLGSRDDLRIELSRIESDVAVVDARAARDAERLAASSNPKEAQGLESELASLARRKSDLEDAELEVMERLELAEAAAAEQEVLIAQTNAEGSELSAAAKRTVAEASAAFDAATRDRAAVSGTVPADLLALYERIAARSAGAAYLRARTCEGCNMVLAGTDLQVLRQAADDDIVTCPECGCILVRGEDSGL, encoded by the coding sequence GTGAAAGCCAGCCCCGCAGACCAGCGCCGCCTCATCGAGGTCGCCGAGCTCGATGCCCGCATCCGTCAGGCGGACCACGCCCGTCGGAATCCGCCCCAGGCGGGGCGCGTGCACGAGCTGCTGGCGCGGCGCCAGGAGCTCGGACAGGAGCTCGCGACCCGGCTGGGATCGCGCGACGACCTCCGCATCGAGCTGTCGCGCATCGAATCGGACGTGGCCGTGGTCGACGCGCGGGCCGCCCGCGACGCCGAACGCCTCGCCGCGAGCAGCAACCCCAAAGAGGCTCAAGGCCTCGAGAGCGAGCTCGCATCGCTCGCGCGCCGCAAGAGCGATCTCGAGGATGCCGAGCTCGAGGTCATGGAACGGCTCGAACTGGCCGAGGCCGCTGCTGCCGAGCAGGAGGTCCTCATCGCGCAGACCAATGCCGAGGGCTCCGAGCTGAGCGCCGCGGCGAAGCGCACGGTCGCCGAGGCGTCCGCGGCGTTCGATGCCGCGACGCGCGATCGTGCCGCGGTCTCGGGCACGGTGCCCGCCGACCTGCTCGCGCTGTACGAGCGCATCGCGGCGCGGAGCGCCGGCGCGGCATACCTGCGGGCTCGCACGTGCGAGGGCTGCAACATGGTGCTGGCGGGCACCGATCTGCAGGTCCTCCGCCAGGCCGCCGATGACGACATCGTCACCTGCCCGGAGTGCGGCTGCATCCTGGTGCGCGGGGAGGACTCGGGCCTGTGA
- a CDS encoding reverse transcriptase-like protein, protein MTHRFVVEADGGSRGNPGVAAGGAVVIDAQTGVVLSEVGVSLGVASNNVAEYCGLIAGLEVAFERDAAASVLVRMDSKLVVEQMSGRWKIKHPDMRVLAQRAQSLIDGRDVTFEWVPRLENSRADAAANEAMDLGEGFRRDVDAGQD, encoded by the coding sequence GTGACCCACCGCTTCGTCGTCGAAGCCGATGGCGGATCCCGCGGCAATCCCGGCGTCGCCGCCGGGGGAGCGGTCGTCATCGACGCACAGACGGGTGTCGTGCTGAGCGAAGTCGGGGTCTCGCTGGGTGTCGCGAGCAACAACGTCGCCGAGTACTGCGGGCTGATCGCGGGGCTCGAGGTCGCGTTCGAGCGGGATGCCGCCGCATCCGTCCTCGTCCGGATGGACTCGAAGCTCGTCGTCGAGCAGATGTCCGGCCGCTGGAAGATCAAGCATCCCGACATGCGAGTGCTGGCGCAGCGCGCCCAGTCGCTGATCGACGGACGCGATGTGACGTTCGAGTGGGTGCCCCGGCTCGAGAATTCACGAGCGGATGCCGCCGCGAACGAGGCGATGGACCTGGGCGAGGGCTTCCGACGTGATGTCGACGCCGGACAGGACTGA